The following are from one region of the Cloacibacterium normanense genome:
- the parS gene encoding type II RES/Xre toxin-antitoxin system antitoxin yields the protein MKKNKFYTQEEKEVQLVQETTAFYGTSVGFTSIDDRSVFAIIDSINKGISFTAFENIIKKYSFTLQNWAEFLHISNKTLSRYQKESKTFDALQSERIMQIEILHSKGEEVFGSRENFSTWLETENLALGNIIPRDLLKNSFGINLLMDELVRIEHGVLA from the coding sequence ATGAAAAAGAATAAATTTTATACGCAAGAAGAAAAAGAAGTGCAACTTGTACAAGAAACTACTGCTTTCTATGGTACTTCCGTAGGTTTTACTTCTATTGATGACAGAAGCGTCTTTGCTATTATAGATTCTATTAATAAAGGTATTTCTTTTACTGCTTTTGAAAATATTATAAAAAAATACAGTTTTACGCTCCAAAATTGGGCGGAGTTTTTACATATTTCTAATAAAACCTTATCTCGCTACCAAAAAGAATCAAAAACTTTTGATGCTTTACAGTCAGAGCGTATTATGCAAATAGAAATTTTACACAGTAAAGGCGAAGAAGTTTTCGGCAGTAGAGAGAATTTTTCTACTTGGCTAGAAACAGAAAACCTTGCTCTAGGAAACATTATACCAAGGGATTTACTTAAAAATTCTTTTGGCATAAATTTATTAATGGATGAATTAGTTAGAATTGAGCATGGTGTTTTAGCTTAA
- a CDS encoding PA3715 family protein, which produces MLRKIFIFAIYFISIICYSQENQRKENVLKSLKIKIENFDETVYSEKKIPNSANYILCLPIINNQNIGLINYNLIIIICDINGKILKKYIDINSISSDAIALTSTEIDTANYLIKQNLKAFGIRLNFRNNSQPNPYSSQNFLLFYEKKDSIKRILDYPINEYHGEWDLNCNGEFEEKTGYISFEKSETNGFKNLKIRTKIEKRFLTGKNSKTGDCNEKVLKSFKTQILKYKEGIYQ; this is translated from the coding sequence ATATTAAGAAAAATTTTCATCTTCGCAATATATTTTATATCAATAATTTGTTATTCTCAAGAAAATCAAAGAAAAGAAAATGTTCTAAAATCATTAAAAATTAAAATTGAAAATTTTGATGAAACTGTTTATTCTGAAAAAAAAATACCAAATTCAGCAAATTATATTTTATGTTTACCAATCATTAATAATCAAAACATTGGACTTATTAACTACAATTTAATAATTATAATTTGTGATATTAATGGAAAAATTTTAAAAAAATATATTGATATAAACTCTATATCATCTGATGCAATAGCTTTAACTTCAACAGAAATTGACACAGCAAATTATTTAATCAAACAAAACTTAAAGGCTTTTGGTATTAGATTAAATTTTAGAAATAATAGCCAACCAAACCCATATTCAAGTCAAAATTTTTTATTATTTTATGAGAAAAAAGACAGTATTAAAAGAATTCTAGATTATCCGATAAATGAATATCATGGAGAATGGGATTTGAATTGCAATGGAGAATTTGAAGAAAAAACAGGGTATATTTCTTTTGAAAAATCAGAGACAAATGGTTTCAAAAATTTAAAAATAAGAACAAAAATTGAGAAAAGATTCTTAACTGGTAAAAATTCAAAAACTGGCGATTGTAATGAAAAAGTATTAAAATCTTTTAAAACTCAAATTTTAAAATATAAAGAAGGTATTTATCAATAA
- a CDS encoding M28 family peptidase — translation MKFENKSLKFLEKYLNTASPTGFEQNGQKIWADYIKPYVDEIRVDHYGTCYGIINPEAEFKVVIEAHADEISWYVNYISDDGMIYVIRNGGSDQMIAPSKTVHIHGEKGIVKGVFGWPAIHTRSANPHEPVPKIENIFIDCGCISKEEVEKLGIYVGCMITYPDEFFELNDRYFVCRALDNRMGGFMIAEVARLLKENKKKLPFGLYITNSVQEEVGLYGATMIAQTIKPNIAIVTDVTHDTTTPHIEKKKEGHMKCGDGPVIAYAPSVHHIIRDLITNTAKKKKIPFQRNALSRATGTDTDSFAFSNGGVPSALISLPLRYMHTTVEMVAKEDVANVIKLIYETLLQIKPNMSLKYF, via the coding sequence ATGAAATTTGAAAATAAATCTTTAAAATTTTTAGAAAAATATTTGAACACTGCTTCTCCAACTGGTTTTGAGCAGAACGGACAGAAAATTTGGGCAGATTATATCAAGCCTTATGTAGACGAAATAAGAGTAGACCACTATGGAACTTGCTACGGAATCATCAATCCAGAAGCGGAATTCAAAGTAGTGATAGAAGCTCATGCCGACGAAATTTCTTGGTACGTAAATTACATTTCTGATGACGGAATGATTTACGTAATCAGAAACGGAGGTTCTGACCAAATGATTGCGCCTTCTAAAACGGTACACATCCACGGAGAAAAAGGCATTGTAAAAGGTGTTTTCGGTTGGCCAGCGATTCACACCAGAAGCGCAAATCCTCATGAACCAGTTCCGAAAATTGAAAATATTTTCATCGATTGCGGCTGTATATCTAAAGAAGAAGTAGAAAAATTAGGAATTTATGTAGGTTGCATGATTACTTATCCAGATGAATTTTTTGAACTCAACGACCGATATTTCGTTTGTAGAGCGCTAGACAACAGAATGGGCGGATTTATGATTGCAGAAGTAGCTAGACTTTTAAAAGAAAACAAAAAGAAATTACCTTTCGGATTATACATCACCAATTCTGTGCAAGAAGAAGTTGGTTTATATGGAGCAACGATGATTGCACAAACTATAAAACCAAATATCGCTATCGTTACAGACGTTACTCATGATACCACTACTCCACATATCGAGAAGAAAAAAGAAGGTCACATGAAATGTGGAGACGGACCTGTAATTGCGTATGCTCCTTCTGTTCATCACATCATCAGAGATTTAATCACAAATACCGCTAAGAAAAAGAAAATTCCATTCCAGAGAAATGCTTTGAGCAGAGCAACAGGAACCGATACAGATTCTTTCGCATTTTCTAACGGAGGTGTTCCTTCTGCACTGATTTCTCTACCATTAAGATACATGCACACTACAGTAGAAATGGTTGCCAAAGAAGATGTAGCCAATGTTATTAAACTCATTTATGAAACTTTGCTTCAAATAAAACCAAACATGAGTTTAAAATATTTTTAA
- a CDS encoding S1/P1 nuclease produces the protein MKFLFKLLFTVSILYSAEAYSWGIIGHRTIAEIAENHISNKSKRKLKKIIGKQNLAYIANWPDFVKSDTLNTYKETEVWHYVNVKPNQNFTEFEKSLKELNTPNLYNQIIKQKEIIANKNSSKEEKIVALKFLVHLMGDLHQPMHVGRAEDLGGNLIQLTFNRDQTNLHSLWDTKLVDYQRYSYKEFAKVLDYKSKEEIQKIQSGTLENWLYDSYTKANKIYTQTKPNGVYSYDYNYKFSGLLEEQLLTGGLRLAKVLDEILQ, from the coding sequence ATGAAATTTTTATTCAAACTATTATTTACGGTAAGTATTTTATATTCAGCAGAAGCTTACTCATGGGGAATTATTGGGCATAGAACCATCGCAGAAATTGCAGAAAATCATATTTCAAATAAATCTAAGCGTAAGCTTAAAAAGATTATAGGAAAACAAAATCTAGCTTATATTGCTAATTGGCCAGATTTCGTAAAATCTGATACGCTGAATACTTATAAAGAAACAGAAGTTTGGCATTATGTGAATGTAAAACCCAACCAGAATTTTACAGAATTTGAGAAATCTTTAAAAGAACTTAATACTCCCAATCTTTACAATCAAATTATTAAGCAAAAAGAAATTATCGCCAATAAAAATTCATCAAAAGAAGAAAAAATTGTAGCGCTTAAGTTTTTGGTTCATTTAATGGGAGATTTACACCAACCTATGCACGTAGGAAGAGCGGAAGATTTAGGAGGGAATTTAATCCAGTTAACTTTCAATAGAGACCAAACGAATTTACACAGTTTATGGGATACAAAATTGGTAGATTATCAAAGATATTCATATAAAGAGTTTGCTAAAGTGCTAGATTATAAATCTAAAGAGGAAATCCAAAAAATACAAAGCGGAACTCTTGAAAATTGGTTGTATGACAGTTACACGAAAGCCAATAAAATCTACACGCAGACTAAACCAAATGGTGTTTACAGTTATGATTATAATTATAAATTTTCAGGATTGTTAGAAGAACAATTATTAACAGGTGGATTAAGACTAGCTAAAGTTTTAGACGAAATCTTACAATAA
- the mnmD gene encoding tRNA (5-methylaminomethyl-2-thiouridine)(34)-methyltransferase MnmD, whose amino-acid sequence MKREIKTTLDGSKTLYINDLNECYHSHNGAIQEAEHVFIKNGLKNVYDYEINILEMGFGTGLNALVTINEYLKNDKNHVFHYFTFEKYPVNNEEIVELNYAKHFTFENAQEIYQKIHELDWNKTHEILPNFFFTKYNLDFFKIKEINLPAINLVYYDCFGAKVQPDLWEKPLFEIVKSKMKDGGLLTTYSSKGSVRRILKELNFEVTKLEGPKGKREMINAVLKEPS is encoded by the coding sequence TTGAAAAGAGAAATAAAAACCACGTTAGATGGAAGCAAAACATTGTATATCAATGATTTAAATGAATGCTATCATTCTCACAATGGAGCCATCCAAGAAGCAGAACATGTATTTATAAAAAACGGATTAAAAAATGTTTATGATTACGAAATAAACATTTTAGAGATGGGTTTTGGTACAGGTCTTAATGCTTTAGTCACAATTAATGAATATTTGAAAAATGATAAAAATCATGTTTTTCACTATTTCACATTCGAAAAATATCCCGTAAATAATGAAGAAATCGTAGAATTGAACTATGCAAAGCATTTTACTTTCGAAAATGCACAAGAAATTTATCAAAAAATCCATGAATTAGATTGGAATAAAACACATGAAATTTTGCCAAACTTCTTCTTTACTAAATACAATTTGGACTTTTTCAAGATAAAAGAGATAAATTTACCTGCAATTAACCTGGTGTATTATGATTGTTTCGGTGCAAAAGTTCAGCCAGACTTATGGGAAAAACCGCTATTTGAAATCGTAAAAAGCAAAATGAAAGATGGTGGACTACTCACTACTTATTCTTCAAAAGGAAGTGTGAGAAGAATTCTGAAGGAACTTAATTTTGAAGTCACTAAATTAGAAGGCCCAAAAGGAAAACGCGAAATGATTAATGCCGTTTTGAAAGAACCAAGTTAA
- a CDS encoding peptidylprolyl isomerase, whose amino-acid sequence MNIDKDFYNGLQDGVYAKMETSKGELIIQFFDQDAPVTVANFVGLAQGTIENKAKAKGVPYYDGIVFHRVIKNFMIQGGDPQGTGMGDPGYKFDDEKNDLKHEGKGYLSMANSGPNTNGSQFFITEVPTPWLDGRHTIFGKVIKGEDVIDTIANSETGAQDRPKEEIKIVKVTVFTKGDAYEKYDAAKIFNEGKAKIQENNKAYIAKQEAEAAKKLEDLKAGMTKTASGLLYKITKTNPEGKAPKAGDMVSVHYAGKLTNGQEFDNSFKRGEPIEIPIGVGQVIKGWDEGIQLLKEGEAATLLIPSELGYGTRGAGGVIPPNAWLIFDVELVKVK is encoded by the coding sequence ATGAATATAGACAAAGATTTTTACAACGGTCTTCAAGACGGTGTGTATGCTAAAATGGAAACTTCTAAAGGCGAATTGATTATCCAATTTTTTGATCAAGATGCGCCAGTTACAGTAGCTAATTTCGTAGGTCTTGCACAAGGAACTATTGAAAATAAAGCAAAAGCAAAAGGAGTTCCTTATTATGATGGAATTGTTTTTCACAGAGTAATAAAAAACTTTATGATTCAAGGAGGTGATCCTCAAGGAACAGGAATGGGAGATCCTGGTTATAAGTTTGATGATGAGAAAAACGACCTAAAACACGAAGGAAAAGGTTATCTTTCTATGGCAAATTCTGGACCTAACACAAATGGTTCTCAGTTTTTTATCACAGAAGTTCCTACGCCTTGGTTAGACGGAAGACATACTATTTTTGGTAAAGTAATTAAAGGAGAAGATGTAATTGATACGATTGCTAATTCTGAAACCGGTGCTCAAGATAGACCAAAAGAAGAAATTAAAATTGTAAAAGTGACTGTTTTCACTAAAGGTGATGCTTACGAAAAATATGATGCTGCTAAAATCTTCAATGAAGGGAAAGCGAAAATCCAAGAAAACAACAAAGCTTACATCGCTAAACAAGAAGCAGAAGCTGCTAAAAAATTAGAAGATTTAAAAGCTGGAATGACTAAAACTGCTTCTGGTTTACTATATAAAATCACAAAAACTAATCCAGAAGGTAAAGCTCCAAAAGCTGGAGACATGGTTTCTGTACACTACGCTGGTAAATTAACAAACGGACAAGAATTTGATAATTCTTTCAAAAGAGGTGAGCCAATTGAGATTCCAATCGGTGTTGGTCAAGTAATCAAAGGTTGGGATGAAGGAATCCAACTTCTAAAAGAAGGAGAAGCGGCTACTTTATTGATTCCATCTGAATTAGGTTACGGAACAAGAGGAGCAGGAGGTGTAATTCCACCAAATGCTTGGCTAATCTTCGATGTGGAATTGGTGAAAGTAAAATAA
- a CDS encoding FKBP-type peptidyl-prolyl cis-trans isomerase, with product MKKVVFISLLSLLSCVKNSPAHPPVGGVLSQEDLNVSKNRAKNLNLLERKQIQDWINQQDKKFYSTGLNYWTDISDSESRTKKKDGELVSYEYDLYDFNQEKLYEKPNQNIDAPLGKFEELKAVEDAVRYMKKGEQATLLVPSVLAFGTYGDDEKIPNDMPLIIKIKIL from the coding sequence ATGAAAAAGGTAGTTTTCATTTCATTATTATCACTTTTGTCTTGTGTTAAAAATTCACCAGCTCATCCTCCAGTTGGTGGTGTTTTGTCACAAGAAGACTTAAATGTATCTAAAAATAGAGCAAAAAATCTCAATTTATTAGAAAGAAAACAAATTCAAGATTGGATAAATCAACAAGATAAAAAATTCTATTCTACAGGACTAAATTATTGGACGGATATTAGTGATTCTGAATCTAGAACTAAGAAAAAAGATGGTGAATTGGTTTCGTATGAATATGATTTGTATGATTTTAACCAAGAAAAATTATATGAAAAGCCTAACCAAAATATAGATGCTCCATTAGGAAAATTCGAAGAATTAAAAGCGGTAGAAGATGCGGTGCGTTATATGAAAAAAGGAGAACAAGCTACACTTTTAGTACCTTCAGTTCTGGCTTTTGGAACTTATGGCGATGATGAAAAAATTCCAAATGACATGCCATTAATCATTAAAATTAAAATTTTATAA
- a CDS encoding branched-chain amino acid aminotransferase has product MIIQKTSNSRIGEFDPENIGFGTAFIDHMIVCEYENGKWGEVRLMPYGPLPFTPAMMGVNYGQACFEGMKAYKDKDGEVYLFRPEKNFERINKSAKRLAMPEITEEMFIGGLKALVDMDRNWIPYGEGKSLYIRPLIFATEEALKARIANKYMFAIVATPVQSYYTEPVSVKISDFYSRAASGGVGSAKAAGNYAASFYPTKLAAEEGYEQIIWTDDATHKYFEESGTMNVFVRINDTIYTPPTSEKILDGVTRDSFLQLAKHRGIDVKVEPVEVAKVLEAHSKEELIEVWGVGTAVVTSVFKAIGYKDQKLTLPELSEEESFALTLKKALVDIQTNKAEDPFGWRVKVEKHILETA; this is encoded by the coding sequence ATGATAATTCAAAAAACTTCAAACTCAAGAATTGGGGAATTTGACCCAGAAAACATTGGATTTGGTACAGCATTTATAGATCATATGATTGTATGTGAGTACGAAAATGGAAAATGGGGTGAAGTAAGGCTTATGCCATATGGTCCGCTACCTTTTACACCAGCAATGATGGGCGTAAATTATGGGCAAGCTTGTTTTGAAGGAATGAAGGCTTATAAAGATAAAGATGGTGAAGTGTATCTTTTCCGTCCTGAGAAAAATTTCGAAAGAATTAATAAGTCAGCAAAGCGTCTTGCAATGCCAGAAATCACCGAAGAAATGTTTATCGGTGGTCTTAAAGCATTAGTAGATATGGATAGAAATTGGATTCCTTATGGAGAAGGAAAATCACTATATATTAGACCTCTAATTTTTGCAACGGAAGAAGCTTTAAAAGCAAGAATTGCTAATAAATATATGTTTGCCATTGTTGCAACTCCAGTGCAAAGTTATTACACAGAGCCAGTTTCTGTTAAGATTTCTGATTTTTATTCTAGAGCTGCAAGTGGTGGTGTAGGTTCTGCTAAAGCTGCAGGAAATTACGCTGCTTCATTTTATCCTACAAAATTAGCTGCTGAAGAAGGTTATGAGCAAATCATCTGGACAGATGATGCTACTCACAAATATTTTGAAGAAAGTGGTACAATGAACGTTTTCGTAAGAATAAACGATACAATTTATACTCCACCAACTTCAGAGAAAATTCTAGATGGAGTTACTAGAGATAGTTTCCTTCAACTAGCAAAACATAGAGGAATTGACGTAAAAGTAGAGCCGGTAGAAGTAGCTAAAGTTCTAGAAGCGCATTCAAAAGAAGAGTTAATTGAAGTTTGGGGAGTAGGAACTGCTGTAGTAACTAGCGTTTTCAAAGCGATTGGTTACAAAGACCAAAAATTAACTTTACCAGAACTTTCAGAAGAAGAAAGTTTCGCTTTAACTCTTAAAAAAGCATTGGTGGATATTCAAACCAATAAAGCTGAAGATCCTTTTGGATGGAGAGTGAAAGTAGAAAAGCATATTTTAGAAACTGCTTAG
- a CDS encoding DUF4294 domain-containing protein, whose translation MKFQNIFTIFLLLFSLSFQAQQDTIKIELKALKDVPKEKLQKDDFGNVFYYDEKQKARIYEINGEKVVVMDELLLMQRPHFNNQLDRNFYYFLNKKLNRVYPYFITALEQYRDIQDELSKIDDEKKRAYIRKRQEGLANQYETQLRDLTTTEGRIFAKLMHRATGKTVYEIIKELRGNWSAFWWNVKGNIADVDIKEPYDPHANRQDAFVESLLYSNWNLGYLQPYEGYRDFKIKK comes from the coding sequence ATGAAATTTCAGAACATTTTCACCATATTTCTTTTGTTGTTTAGCTTATCATTTCAGGCTCAACAAGATACTATAAAAATAGAATTGAAGGCACTAAAAGATGTTCCAAAAGAAAAACTTCAAAAAGATGATTTTGGGAATGTTTTTTATTACGACGAAAAGCAAAAAGCTAGAATTTACGAAATCAACGGAGAAAAAGTAGTGGTGATGGATGAGTTGCTTCTCATGCAGAGGCCGCATTTTAATAATCAACTTGACCGTAATTTCTATTATTTCCTCAATAAAAAATTGAATAGAGTTTATCCTTACTTTATTACTGCTCTAGAGCAATACAGAGATATACAAGACGAACTTTCTAAAATAGATGATGAGAAAAAAAGAGCTTACATCAGAAAAAGGCAAGAAGGGCTCGCCAATCAATATGAAACCCAATTAAGGGATTTGACCACTACAGAAGGTAGGATTTTTGCCAAATTAATGCACAGAGCTACTGGAAAAACTGTGTACGAAATCATAAAAGAATTACGTGGAAACTGGAGTGCTTTTTGGTGGAATGTAAAAGGAAATATTGCAGATGTAGACATTAAAGAACCTTATGATCCGCATGCTAATAGACAAGATGCTTTTGTAGAATCTCTTTTGTACTCTAACTGGAATTTAGGATATTTGCAGCCTTATGAAGGATACAGGGATTTTAAAATCAAAAAATAA
- a CDS encoding CoA transferase subunit A, translating into MINKTVKNVTEACADIQDGATIMLGGFGLCGIPENSIAELVKKGVKNLTCISNNAGVDDFGLGLLLQKKQIKKMISSYVGENAEFERQLLSGELEVELIPQGTLATRCMAAGYGMPAIFTPAGVGTEVAEGKEVWNFNGKDYLLEYAFDADFAIVKAWKGDTAGNLIYRSTARNFNPMMAMAGKITIAEVEELVEAGELDPDQIHTPGIYVHRIFQGENYEKRIEQRTVRPKK; encoded by the coding sequence ATGATTAACAAAACAGTAAAAAACGTAACAGAAGCTTGTGCTGATATTCAAGACGGCGCTACCATTATGCTCGGTGGTTTCGGTTTATGCGGAATTCCTGAAAATTCTATCGCCGAACTCGTAAAAAAAGGAGTTAAAAACCTTACTTGTATTTCTAACAATGCTGGTGTAGATGATTTCGGATTGGGTTTATTGTTGCAAAAAAAGCAAATTAAGAAAATGATTTCTTCTTACGTTGGCGAAAATGCTGAATTTGAGCGTCAATTGCTTTCTGGAGAATTAGAAGTTGAGTTGATTCCTCAAGGAACTTTAGCAACTCGTTGTATGGCAGCAGGTTACGGAATGCCCGCAATTTTTACTCCAGCTGGTGTAGGAACAGAAGTTGCCGAAGGAAAAGAAGTGTGGAATTTTAATGGAAAAGATTATTTGTTAGAATATGCTTTTGATGCAGATTTCGCTATTGTAAAAGCTTGGAAAGGCGATACTGCAGGAAATCTCATTTATCGTTCTACCGCTAGAAATTTTAATCCAATGATGGCGATGGCTGGTAAAATTACCATTGCCGAAGTAGAAGAATTGGTAGAAGCTGGCGAACTAGACCCAGACCAAATTCACACTCCAGGAATTTATGTTCATAGAATTTTCCAAGGCGAAAATTATGAAAAACGAATTGAGCAGAGAACTGTAAGACCAAAAAAATAA
- a CDS encoding RES family NAD+ phosphorylase, translating to MIVFRLSKAQFANDLSGKGAELVGGRWNSRGNAMLYTSQSIALCVTEIAVHVPLGILPKDYQLVHIEVPDEDFLELKRLPKGWQTFPHSNSTQMLGDKFLKEQKFLVLKVPSATVQGEFNYLVNPRHKNFNQIKILKIESFSFDERLFRR from the coding sequence ATGATTGTTTTTAGACTTTCAAAAGCACAATTTGCCAATGATTTATCTGGAAAAGGAGCTGAATTGGTTGGAGGAAGATGGAATAGTAGAGGAAATGCTATGCTGTATACTTCTCAAAGTATTGCGCTTTGTGTTACAGAAATTGCAGTTCACGTTCCACTTGGGATTTTACCAAAAGATTATCAATTGGTACATATTGAAGTTCCTGATGAAGATTTTTTAGAATTGAAAAGATTACCAAAAGGTTGGCAAACATTTCCGCACTCTAATTCTACTCAAATGTTAGGAGATAAATTTCTGAAAGAGCAGAAATTTTTGGTACTGAAAGTTCCTTCTGCGACAGTTCAAGGTGAATTTAATTATTTGGTGAATCCGAGACATAAAAATTTTAATCAAATTAAAATTTTGAAAATAGAAAGTTTTAGTTTTGATGAAAGGCTGTTTAGAAGATGA
- a CDS encoding NUDIX hydrolase, whose amino-acid sequence MIDKINIRVYAIYINENQEIMALDEGYAGQKLIKLPGGGLEFGEGTLECLHREFAEELNLKINVVEHFYTQEDFLVSRFRENEQLLTIYYKVDILNLDELQILDESIEKIKWISLHEENPLELPIDQIVFQKLKEKLL is encoded by the coding sequence ATGATAGATAAAATCAACATAAGAGTTTACGCCATTTACATTAATGAAAATCAAGAAATAATGGCTCTAGATGAAGGTTATGCCGGACAAAAATTGATAAAATTACCAGGTGGCGGTTTAGAATTTGGCGAAGGAACCTTAGAATGCCTTCACAGAGAATTTGCAGAAGAACTTAACCTAAAAATAAATGTTGTAGAACATTTTTACACTCAAGAAGATTTTTTGGTTTCTAGATTTAGAGAAAACGAGCAATTGCTAACTATATATTATAAGGTAGATATTTTAAATCTAGACGAATTGCAGATTTTAGATGAAAGTATTGAAAAAATAAAATGGATTTCCTTACATGAAGAAAACCCATTAGAATTGCCTATTGATCAAATCGTATTTCAGAAACTGAAAGAAAAATTATTGTAA